The nucleotide window ACAATAATAGCGACTTCTGTAGTGTCATATTCAATATCGACTAGAACTACAGCTTCTTGAGCCGAAAATTGTCTTAATTGTTCTCTAATGGTTCTAATTAAGGCAAAACTATTGATTTCAAGAACGTCAATTATTAAGCCAGCTTTTTGAAAAGTCTCAATGTATGAGTCAGTGACTTCTTTGCGAGTTGCGACTAATAAAACTTGAACTTTAGCAATTCCATCTTCATCATCTATTACCCCCAGTTTTTGATAGTCTAAATCCACTTGTTCGCGGGGATACGGTAGGTATAAACTCGCTTCTTGATTAAGAACATCTCTCAGTTCTTCATCTTCTAACTCTTCAGGAACTGGAATAATTCGCATTACTGCTTCTCGCATCGGTAAAGCTGTGGCTACCCGATTGACTTTCAGCTTATTCTCAGCTAGAGCCGATTGGATTAATTCGCATAATTCCGTAGAATTAACTATATGACCATCCTCAAAAATTCCCTCTGGTACTTCTACTGAAGGAAACAACGAAGCTTTAAAAGCTTGACCTTGCTTGCGGATTCTGGCAATATTAATGCGTTCCGAACCGATTTCGATCCCGATTCCTTTCCCACGTTTAGGAACTAAGCTTTTTATGCGGTTAAACATATGTTTTTCCGTTCATCCTCGCTTTTGAATATACCATTATTGTCTATATATCAGGCGAATTTAGCACGATTTTTAATTTATTATTTTGGTCTACTGGAAAAATCAGTATATGTAGCTATTTTTACTAGTAATCGTTTCCAGAAAGTTGAGCTAATTTTAAGAGGATCTAGCAGTTTTCATGGGGATTAGGCTTCGACTTGGCTCAGTATACAAGAATGGCGATCGCCATTCTATTAAGTAGTATTCCCAATTATTTACGCAAAACATCAAAAACAAGAATCTACCTCCCTAAAATTTCTCTCAAGCTATTAACTTACCCTAGATCCCATCATCGATCCTGGCACTAAAGAATCTATCATGTGATATACCGCAATTTGGGCAGTTAATATGAGTCGGAGTAAAACTTGGAAAAACTTAGGAATATGTGCCATTTTTGGCTTACTCCTTAGCTGGATGGTGAGTTGTTGGAGTACGCCAAATACCCCCACAACTCCAGAAATTGAGTTTTGGACAATGCAACTACAACCTAAGTTTACTGACTATTTCAACAAATTAATCGATAATTTTGAAGCCCAAAATCCTAACATTAAAGTTCGCTGGATTGATGTACCTTGGACGGCAATGGAAAGTAAAATTCTGACAGCAGTTTCTGGAAAAACTGCGCCAGATGTAGTCAATCTCAATCCGACTTTTGCCTCCCAGCTAGCAGCGCGTCAAGCTTGGTTAGATTTAGACGATAAAGTGACTCCAGAGATACGCAAGCAATATTTACCTAATATTTGGCAAGCTAGTACCCTAAATGGCAAAAGTTTCGGTCTTCCTTGGTATTTGACAACCAATGTGACAATTTACAACACAGATTTATTTAAAAAAGCTGGAATTAGTAAACCTCCAACTACTTTTGTAGAATTGGCTCAAGCAGCTAAGATAATCAAAGATAAAACTGGTAAATACGCCTTTTTCGCCACCTTTTTACCTCAAGATTCTGGTGAAGTGATAGAATCTTTTGTGCAAATGGGAGTACCTTTATTAGATCCTCAAGGAAAAGCGGCTTTTAATACCCCAGAGGGAAAACAAGTATTTCAGTATTGGGTAGATTTGTACAAACAAGGTTTATTACCCAAAGAAGCGATCAATCAAGGACATCAACAGGGTATAGAATTATACCAGTCAGGAGAAATCGCCATGCTCTCGGCTGGGCCAGAATTCATCGAGACAATTACCAAAAATGCCCCAGAAATTGGCAAAGTTTCGGCGATCGCACCCCAAGTTAGTGGTAAAACTGGGAAGAAAAATGTGGCGGTAATGAATTTAATTATTCCTAGAGATACCAAGCAACCTGACGCAGCTTTGAAGTTTGCTTTGTTTGTCACAAATACAGAAAATCAGCTAGCTTTTGCCAAATCTGGCAATGTTTTACCTTCAACTGTTCAAGGAGTTGCACAATACCAGAAAGAATTGCAATCTAAAGGTCAGTTGTCTCAAGCGGAACAAGGACGTAATATTAGTGCAGCACAGCTATCGAAAGCTGAGATTTTAATTCCAGCGATGAAGGATATAAATGTCTTGCAAAAGGCTATTTATACCAATTTACAAGCCGCAGTTTTGGGTGACAAAACTGTAGATCTAGCGACGAGTGATGCAGCAAAAGAGTGGAATGAAAGGTAAGTCAGTCGTAGAGACGTAGCAGTGCTACGTCTCTACAGGAGTTTGCGTGGCGAGAAAGTGACCTAATAAATATAGGGAACCACATAAAACAGTCACCTCACCTTCTTTCGCGATTGAAGTGGATGCGTGTAAGGCTGATTTTAGATCGGGGAAAGTCTGACATAATCTCAGTCTAGGACAGATTTTTTGAGCTAAAATAGCTAAATCGGCTGGATTAGCAGAACTGTGGTCAGGTACGGGGACTAAGTACAGGCGATCGCCTTCCTTCAACAAAGCCTCAAAAATTCCTGTATGGTCTTTGGTAGATAACATCCCCATTACCCAATTAACTGGCACGGCTAAAGTATCGACATACTGATGTAAAGCTTGTGCGGCGGCGACATTGTGCGCTCCATCAATCAGTAACTGATGATTTTGCCAGTTAGTCCATTGCAAGCGTCCTAACCACCTAGTTTCTGACATTCCTTGGGCGATCGCCCGATCGCTGATTTCCCATCCCTGTTGTCTCAGAACTAAGCAAGTAGCAATAGCTAAAGCTGAGTTACTCAACTGGATTTCTCCCAATAAGGGTAAGGGGTATTTAATTCCTTGAGATTCAGCGTAGGGAGGATTGGCTTTTGAATCTACATATGTGGCTGGCTTAGTCCAAATAGCTGGACAATCCAATTGCTTAATTCGCTCTTCGACAACTTTTGCGGCTTCTGGAGGTAATGAGCCAATAATTGCCGGACAACCTGGTTTGAGGATTCCTGCCTTTTCCGTGGCGATTTGTGCCAAAGTCGAGCCTAATTGCTGCCAATGTTCGCGGCTAATAGAAGTAATGATAGTAGCCAAAGGGCGATCGCATACATTAGTTGCATCTAATCTCCCTCCCAAACCCACTTCGATTATCGCCACATCGACTTCTTGTTGAGCAAAATACCAGAAAGCTGCGGCTGTAATTACCTCAAACTGAGTTGGCGATTCAGAATTGTGATCGATCTGAGATGTAACTTCTAAAAGTAAATCTCTCAAAACATCTGCATCAATTGGTTGTCCATTGAGGCAAATTCGTTCTGTCCAATCGACTAAATGGGGTGAGGTATATCTTCCTACAAGATACCCCGCCGCAGTCAGAATTGAAGATAAATAGGCGCAGACTGAACCTTTACCGTTCGTACCAGCTACATGAATTATGGGCACACTGCGGTGGGGATTGTCTAAAGCTGCTAGTAGCTTTTCAATTCGTTCTAATCCCAGATGCACGCCAAAACGCTGAAAAGGTTCGAGAATGGCATCAATTGGCACTGAAATCCCCTTTAGTCTAATATTTGGCATTGCTGATGTGAAGTATGAATTGTTGATTGTTGATTGGGTTTTCTTGCGTCCCGATCTCTCACTATTCCTACTTAGGGTGTCAACCTAGTTCATACCTTGATTCAGCAACGCCTAAAATTTTATCTATAGAATATTAAAGCGCGATCGCGCTTTAATTATTAACTTAGCCTGCTGAGTTATTTGTGGAGACATAAACGAAAAGTTATTGGTTAATTGCGATCGCGGCATAATGGAAACTAAACCTTTAAATTATAAAGTAGGCAATGAGTACTACGGATAATTCCCCGATTGATGATATGGAATCAGCCGTTTTAATCTCGATCAAATTCGTACAATAAATAAAACTCGATTGGTGACAAGGCTCGGTCAAATCAGTCAAGATGAGCAAAGAGTAGTTCTTGATGTCTTGGCTGAAATGTTTGCCGAGTAAGCTACTTAACAGACTCGATAGTGCGATCGCTCATCTTGTAGATTGAGTCCCAACACCAACCAACTAGAAATTTACTATGCAGACAGTTGAAACTCGATCGTCGTTTAACCTTCAAGACTGGCAAAAAGGTTATCAATCGCTAACTCAAGAGTATGAATATTGGATTGATGAAGTTGAGGGAGAAATTCCCGCCGAATTGACTGGAACCCTGTTTCGCAATGGTCCTGGATTATTAGATATTAACGGTCAACAGTACCATCATCCCTTTGATGGGGATGGGATGGTGTGTGCGATCGCCTTCAATGGTGGACGCGCTCATTTTCGCAACAAATTCGTCCGTACTAGTGGTTTTGTAGCCGAACAAGCCGCCGGAAAAATCTTGTATCGGGGGGTATTTGGCACTCAAAAACCAGGGGGCTGGCTGGCAAATTTCCTCGATCTGAAGCAGAAAAATATCGCTAATACCAATGTTATCTATTGGGGTGGCAAGTTACTCGCTTTATGGGAAGCTGACGCACCCTATCACCTTAATCCCCATAATTTGGGAACAATTGGATTAGATCGTCTTGAGGGCATTTTGGCTGATGGAGACGTGTTTTCGGCTCATCCTCGCATAGACCTCATTAGTGGGGAAGATAGTCCCGTATTGGTCAATTTTGGCATCAAACCAGGCTTATCTACCACCATCTCGATCTATGAATTAGATAAAAATGGGAAACTGTTAGAGAGGAGCGATCGCGTTATTCCTGGATTTGCGTTTATCCATGATTTTGCTATCACGGAAAACTACAGCATTTTCTTGCAAAATGCGATGGAATTTAACCCTTTGCCTTATTTACTTGGCTTAAAAGGTGCGGGACAATGCCTTAACTTTAAATCAAATCGTCCAGCCAAAGTTTGGATCGTTCCCCGCAACAGTTCTGAACCGATGCAAGTTTTGGAAACTCAAGCTGGGTTTATTTTTCATCATGCTAATGCTTTTGAAGCAGATGGAGCAATTTATTT belongs to Merismopedia glauca CCAP 1448/3 and includes:
- the pilM gene encoding type IV pilus assembly protein PilM → MFNRIKSLVPKRGKGIGIEIGSERINIARIRKQGQAFKASLFPSVEVPEGIFEDGHIVNSTELCELIQSALAENKLKVNRVATALPMREAVMRIIPVPEELEDEELRDVLNQEASLYLPYPREQVDLDYQKLGVIDDEDGIAKVQVLLVATRKEVTDSYIETFQKAGLIIDVLEINSFALIRTIREQLRQFSAQEAVVLVDIEYDTTEVAIIVNGVPQFNRSIPIGTYHLQSSLTRAMNLPNSRKIELLQGMTIPSNPPPQDGTETGYTESNPGMAALIRVLGELADELRRSTDFYKSQNENLKIEQMLLAGPGSAIGQLDEFLTQRLNLSTIKIDPVSALGLQLESEISEVQRSEIGTVLGLAMRQV
- a CDS encoding type II toxin-antitoxin system PemK/MazF family toxin codes for the protein MSRFNLDQIRTINKTRLVTRLGQISQDEQRVVLDVLAEMFAE
- a CDS encoding ABC transporter substrate-binding protein, producing the protein MSRSKTWKNLGICAIFGLLLSWMVSCWSTPNTPTTPEIEFWTMQLQPKFTDYFNKLIDNFEAQNPNIKVRWIDVPWTAMESKILTAVSGKTAPDVVNLNPTFASQLAARQAWLDLDDKVTPEIRKQYLPNIWQASTLNGKSFGLPWYLTTNVTIYNTDLFKKAGISKPPTTFVELAQAAKIIKDKTGKYAFFATFLPQDSGEVIESFVQMGVPLLDPQGKAAFNTPEGKQVFQYWVDLYKQGLLPKEAINQGHQQGIELYQSGEIAMLSAGPEFIETITKNAPEIGKVSAIAPQVSGKTGKKNVAVMNLIIPRDTKQPDAALKFALFVTNTENQLAFAKSGNVLPSTVQGVAQYQKELQSKGQLSQAEQGRNISAAQLSKAEILIPAMKDINVLQKAIYTNLQAAVLGDKTVDLATSDAAKEWNER
- a CDS encoding bifunctional folylpolyglutamate synthase/dihydrofolate synthase, with amino-acid sequence MPIDAILEPFQRFGVHLGLERIEKLLAALDNPHRSVPIIHVAGTNGKGSVCAYLSSILTAAGYLVGRYTSPHLVDWTERICLNGQPIDADVLRDLLLEVTSQIDHNSESPTQFEVITAAAFWYFAQQEVDVAIIEVGLGGRLDATNVCDRPLATIITSISREHWQQLGSTLAQIATEKAGILKPGCPAIIGSLPPEAAKVVEERIKQLDCPAIWTKPATYVDSKANPPYAESQGIKYPLPLLGEIQLSNSALAIATCLVLRQQGWEISDRAIAQGMSETRWLGRLQWTNWQNHQLLIDGAHNVAAAQALHQYVDTLAVPVNWVMGMLSTKDHTGIFEALLKEGDRLYLVPVPDHSSANPADLAILAQKICPRLRLCQTFPDLKSALHASTSIAKEGEVTVLCGSLYLLGHFLATQTPVET